In Picosynechococcus sp. PCC 7002, the following are encoded in one genomic region:
- a CDS encoding putative bifunctional diguanylate cyclase/phosphodiesterase, protein MLLLLQWLQTKESFLGMKNQYKMKQEKHQLNWYANISRLSRPKSYLGKIMLVAFLGTHIPLLTLFFYSISVTTLSTDTKIRVLVVALLATLIGTAVTLFTLQKLLLPISVTAKGLRKYLENNQIPKLPTHFQDEVGVLMADTLYTISKLDELIEQLKNYDHTTSLPNLHLFQALLQKEIYNAQCRNQSLAVLFLDLDNFTNINTHLGRDYGNLILRTIAQQLTQAIGDNDLLAKINTDTFAIIYPHLISLEDLEKYSQKLLTIINQKVTVKHEDIYLSATMGITVYDEGKVEPQEIINQAETALNLAKEEGRNIYRFYSVETNEKLRSRFQLERDLYRALEREELELFYQPQIDVKTGNITGAEALLRWRHHEHGFISPGIFIPIAEASDLIINISDWVLKTACYQNQQWTKDGFPELCVAVNLSGKQFQQPQLVDDVSKILKETSLKPSQLELEITEGLLINNIQNAVKTLEDLHNLGLITALDDFGTGFSSLSYLKRFSLDYLKIDQSFVRGIPLDKDDVAITNSIIALAHSLQIEVIAEGVETIEQVNYLKSVGCNKLQGYYYSRPICAKDFAELWEQNLEKG, encoded by the coding sequence ATGCTATTATTACTTCAATGGTTGCAGACAAAAGAAAGCTTTTTGGGCATGAAAAATCAATACAAAATGAAACAAGAAAAGCACCAACTTAATTGGTATGCCAATATTTCTAGGCTCAGTCGTCCTAAGAGCTATTTGGGCAAGATAATGTTAGTGGCGTTTCTAGGAACCCATATACCATTATTGACTTTGTTCTTTTATTCCATTAGCGTTACCACCCTAAGTACAGATACAAAAATTCGCGTTTTAGTAGTCGCACTCCTCGCTACATTAATTGGAACAGCCGTTACTCTTTTTACGTTACAAAAACTATTATTGCCGATCAGTGTTACAGCAAAAGGCTTAAGGAAATATTTAGAAAACAATCAAATCCCAAAGCTGCCAACACATTTTCAAGACGAAGTAGGCGTTTTAATGGCCGATACCCTATACACGATTTCTAAATTAGATGAATTAATCGAACAATTAAAAAACTACGATCACACCACATCCTTGCCGAATCTCCATTTATTTCAAGCACTACTACAAAAAGAAATTTACAACGCTCAATGTCGCAATCAATCCTTGGCCGTATTGTTTCTAGATCTAGACAATTTCACAAACATCAATACTCATTTAGGCAGAGATTATGGGAATTTAATTTTAAGAACAATTGCTCAACAATTAACTCAAGCAATTGGTGATAATGACTTATTGGCGAAAATAAATACCGATACATTTGCGATTATTTACCCCCATTTAATATCTTTAGAGGATTTAGAAAAATACTCTCAAAAACTCTTAACTATCATCAATCAAAAAGTGACGGTCAAACATGAAGATATTTATCTGAGTGCGACTATGGGGATCACTGTTTATGATGAAGGCAAGGTAGAGCCCCAAGAAATCATCAATCAAGCAGAAACCGCCCTCAATTTAGCCAAGGAAGAAGGGCGGAATATTTATCGCTTTTATTCGGTAGAAACCAATGAAAAATTACGCAGCCGTTTTCAGTTAGAGAGAGATTTATATCGTGCCTTAGAGAGAGAAGAGTTAGAACTTTTTTACCAACCACAAATTGATGTCAAAACAGGAAACATTACTGGTGCTGAAGCTTTATTGCGATGGCGTCATCATGAACATGGGTTTATATCCCCTGGTATATTCATCCCCATTGCAGAAGCAAGTGATTTAATTATTAACATCAGTGATTGGGTTCTTAAAACTGCTTGTTACCAAAATCAACAATGGACTAAAGATGGTTTTCCTGAACTTTGCGTGGCTGTTAATTTATCAGGAAAACAGTTCCAACAGCCTCAGTTAGTGGATGATGTTTCCAAGATCTTAAAAGAAACCTCTCTTAAACCAAGTCAATTAGAATTAGAAATTACAGAAGGATTACTGATTAACAATATACAAAACGCAGTAAAGACTTTAGAGGATTTACACAATTTGGGTTTGATTACTGCTTTGGATGATTTTGGGACTGGCTTTTCTTCTTTGAGCTATCTGAAGCGTTTTTCTTTAGATTATTTAAAAATAGATCAATCTTTTGTTCGTGGTATTCCCCTAGACAAAGACGATGTTGCAATTACCAACTCTATCATTGCCCTTGCCCATAGCTTACAGATAGAAGTCATCGCAGAGGGAGTAGAAACTATTGAGCAAGTTAATTATCTCAAAAGTGTTGGTTGTAATAAGTTACAAGGTTATTACTATAGTCGTCCTATTTGCGCTAAAGACTTTGCTGAACTTTGGGAACAAAATCTAGAAAAAGGTTAG
- the pap gene encoding polyphosphate:AMP phosphotransferase has translation MLNTLDLKRTLAKDTYKEQLEELMQQLRSLQNACWQHQLPVTVVLEGWAAAGKGALVKKMTNYMDPRGFSVLPIFEPSAREKQYPFLWRFWHKLPAKGSIAFFYHSWYTHVLEDRLFERLDPVEVPLVTREINAFERQLVDDGMAIAKFWIHLSQKELKKRLKSAEADELEAWRVRPEDWQQAKNYKEYRHLAEEMLIYSSTGAAPWILVEGNDYRWSEIKVLSQLVATIVEALDRCKITIPEAVHIRPQSQLLPTEPDFLAKVDLSLELEDKDYKKRLRAAQIKLRQLQLKIHQEKLPVLLLFEGWDAAGKGGAIKRLTDVLDPRSYKVDAFGAPTEEENRYHYLWRFSRHLPGMGTIGIFDRSWYGRVLVERVEGFATEAEWKRAYREINEFEAQLIHKGYVLVKFWLHIDPDEQLKRFEQRQDNIFKKYKLTDEDWRNREKWDQYAVAINQAIARTSTPAAPWTIVPANDKLYARVFVIETVIEAIEYKLKRLKNGEAIA, from the coding sequence GTGTTAAATACCCTTGATCTAAAGCGAACCCTAGCAAAGGACACCTACAAAGAACAATTAGAGGAGTTGATGCAGCAATTGCGGTCTTTGCAAAATGCCTGTTGGCAGCACCAATTACCCGTAACGGTCGTCCTCGAAGGCTGGGCGGCGGCTGGCAAGGGCGCTTTAGTCAAAAAAATGACCAACTACATGGATCCCCGTGGGTTTTCGGTATTACCGATCTTTGAACCCTCAGCCCGTGAGAAGCAATATCCATTTCTTTGGCGCTTTTGGCATAAGCTCCCGGCGAAGGGCAGTATCGCTTTTTTCTACCACAGTTGGTACACCCACGTCCTCGAAGACCGTCTGTTTGAGCGGCTGGACCCGGTGGAAGTGCCCCTGGTGACGCGGGAAATTAATGCTTTTGAGCGGCAGCTAGTAGACGATGGCATGGCGATCGCCAAATTTTGGATTCATCTGTCCCAAAAAGAATTAAAAAAACGCCTCAAAAGTGCCGAAGCCGATGAATTAGAAGCCTGGCGAGTGCGTCCGGAAGATTGGCAACAGGCGAAAAACTACAAAGAATATCGGCACCTCGCGGAGGAAATGTTGATCTACTCCAGCACCGGTGCCGCTCCCTGGATTCTCGTCGAGGGCAACGATTACCGGTGGTCGGAAATCAAGGTGCTCTCCCAATTGGTAGCGACCATTGTCGAAGCCCTGGATCGCTGCAAAATCACTATTCCTGAAGCGGTTCATATTCGTCCCCAGTCCCAACTCTTGCCCACGGAACCAGACTTTCTTGCCAAGGTGGATTTAAGCCTAGAACTAGAGGACAAAGACTACAAAAAACGTCTCCGGGCGGCCCAAATTAAATTACGGCAACTGCAACTCAAGATTCACCAAGAAAAATTACCAGTTCTTCTGTTGTTTGAAGGCTGGGATGCTGCGGGCAAAGGGGGAGCCATTAAACGCTTAACTGATGTCCTCGATCCCCGTAGCTATAAAGTGGATGCCTTTGGTGCGCCTACCGAAGAAGAAAACCGTTACCATTACCTCTGGCGTTTTTCTCGCCATTTACCCGGTATGGGGACGATTGGTATTTTTGACCGCAGTTGGTACGGGCGCGTTTTAGTTGAACGGGTCGAAGGCTTTGCGACGGAAGCCGAATGGAAGCGGGCCTATCGCGAAATCAATGAGTTTGAAGCCCAGCTAATTCATAAGGGTTATGTGCTTGTAAAATTTTGGCTCCACATTGACCCGGATGAACAACTAAAACGCTTTGAGCAACGACAGGACAATATTTTCAAAAAATATAAGCTGACCGACGAAGATTGGCGCAATCGAGAAAAATGGGATCAATATGCAGTAGCCATTAATCAGGCGATCGCCCGCACCAGTACCCCCGCCGCCCCCTGGACGATTGTGCCGGCCAATGACAAACTTTATGCCCGTGTTTTTGTGATTGAGACCGTTATCGAAGCGATCGAGTACAAACTCAAACGTCTAAAAAATGGTGAAGCCATTGCCTAA
- a CDS encoding Crp/Fnr family transcriptional regulator → MDIEAFSELFPLFSTANPETIEWLLSVTTEHDYPAERTVLMEDSWGNAVYFIESGWVKVRRLTEDGETVTLAIMGKGDFFGEMSVLDESPRSTDVVALSPVKLFSVSAQRFIQLLFKDPQLHHKMLQLMVRRLRNANARFSWRKQPPALKLVKTLLLLAENYGQPTEQGLEIIQLSVSDLADVADISTKEVEMILSKLEGKGWIEMGEGRIHLINFKQLTNLANRA, encoded by the coding sequence ATGGACATTGAAGCTTTTAGCGAGCTTTTCCCCCTCTTTAGCACCGCAAACCCCGAAACCATCGAATGGCTCCTGTCTGTCACCACCGAGCATGACTATCCCGCAGAACGCACCGTCTTAATGGAAGACTCCTGGGGCAATGCCGTCTATTTCATCGAATCCGGCTGGGTTAAGGTGCGCCGCCTCACAGAGGATGGTGAAACTGTGACCCTCGCAATTATGGGCAAAGGTGATTTTTTTGGGGAAATGTCAGTACTAGATGAATCGCCCCGTTCCACGGATGTGGTGGCCCTTTCGCCGGTCAAACTATTCAGTGTTTCGGCCCAACGTTTTATCCAGCTACTGTTTAAAGACCCCCAATTGCACCACAAAATGCTGCAACTCATGGTGCGTCGTCTTCGTAATGCCAATGCCCGGTTTTCTTGGCGCAAGCAGCCCCCCGCCCTCAAGTTAGTCAAAACTCTCCTCCTCCTGGCAGAAAACTACGGTCAACCCACGGAACAGGGCCTAGAAATTATTCAATTGTCGGTGTCTGACCTGGCCGATGTGGCTGATATCAGCACGAAAGAAGTTGAGATGATTCTGTCTAAACTGGAAGGGAAAGGGTGGATCGAAATGGGTGAAGGTCGCATTCATTTGATCAACTTTAAACAACTGACAAATTTAGCCAACCGAGCATAG
- a CDS encoding M61 family metallopeptidase → MVHTATSMATPAPSAQNTVAIAYQVAMPQPQTHLFEVTIHISQWEAAVLDLKMPVWTPGSYMVREYSRHLQDFRATTAAGVDLSWRKVTKNHWQVETADTSDIQVHYRVFANDLTVRTNHLDSTHGYFNGAALFCFIPGYQDQACTLTVEPPHIAWEVNTTLPLIEDQENCFWVENFDVLVDSPVEVGLHENYEFLCEGKPHRWVVWGEGNFEAEKAIADTKKIIQTEAKIFGGELPYDEYMFLLHLSGSGYGGLEHKESCSLNYPRFGFQKSDQYNRFMQLVAHEFFHLWNVKRIRPKELETFDYETENYTPSLWFAEGVTSYYDLLIPLWAGIYDKTFFLESLSKDITRYLLTPGRLVQPLAESSFDAWIKLYRREAHSNNNQMSYYLKGALVAMLLDLKIRDRHQNQKSLDDVLRIMWEKFGKPEIGFTPAQVEQVISEVAGFDLSDFFHEFLHTTAELPLGAALETFGLQIKPVYTNKDLPYLGLTVTDQNNRTLVQTVNVDSPAHQAGIDPEDELLAITNYRTNAEQLNHRLQNYQAGDTISITIFHQDQLKTLAVTLAAPQPSSYQVVKNPQASAKQLQNLKGWLNPKDSGAVR, encoded by the coding sequence ATGGTTCACACGGCAACTTCCATGGCAACGCCAGCCCCAAGCGCGCAAAATACGGTGGCGATCGCCTATCAAGTGGCAATGCCCCAGCCCCAAACCCACCTGTTTGAGGTAACCATTCACATTAGCCAATGGGAAGCCGCAGTGCTGGATCTAAAAATGCCCGTATGGACGCCTGGCTCTTATATGGTGCGCGAATATTCCCGCCATCTCCAGGATTTTCGGGCGACTACAGCGGCAGGTGTTGACCTCAGTTGGCGCAAAGTGACGAAAAACCACTGGCAAGTTGAAACCGCTGACACCTCAGACATCCAAGTCCACTATCGGGTCTTTGCCAATGACCTCACCGTCCGCACCAATCACCTTGATAGTACCCACGGTTATTTCAACGGTGCGGCTTTATTTTGCTTTATTCCGGGCTACCAAGACCAAGCTTGTACCTTGACCGTCGAACCGCCCCACATCGCCTGGGAAGTAAATACCACCTTGCCCCTGATCGAAGACCAGGAAAATTGTTTCTGGGTCGAAAATTTTGATGTGTTGGTGGATAGTCCTGTGGAGGTGGGTCTCCACGAAAATTATGAGTTCCTCTGTGAAGGGAAGCCCCACCGTTGGGTCGTTTGGGGGGAAGGCAATTTTGAAGCGGAAAAGGCGATCGCCGATACCAAAAAAATCATCCAGACCGAAGCCAAAATTTTCGGCGGTGAGTTGCCCTACGACGAATATATGTTTTTGTTGCACCTGTCCGGCAGTGGCTATGGGGGCCTCGAACATAAAGAAAGTTGCTCTTTAAATTATCCCCGGTTTGGCTTCCAAAAATCCGACCAATACAACCGCTTTATGCAGTTGGTGGCCCACGAATTTTTCCACCTCTGGAATGTGAAGCGCATTCGCCCCAAGGAACTCGAAACCTTTGACTACGAGACAGAAAATTACACCCCTTCCCTTTGGTTTGCCGAGGGTGTGACCAGTTACTATGATCTGCTCATTCCGTTGTGGGCTGGCATCTATGACAAGACCTTTTTCCTTGAAAGCCTCAGCAAGGACATCACCCGCTATCTCCTTACCCCTGGGCGTTTGGTGCAGCCCCTGGCCGAATCGAGTTTTGATGCCTGGATTAAGCTCTACCGCCGCGAGGCCCATAGCAACAATAACCAGATGTCCTACTATCTCAAGGGTGCTCTCGTGGCGATGCTACTGGATCTCAAAATCCGCGATCGCCACCAAAACCAAAAATCCCTAGATGATGTGTTGCGGATCATGTGGGAAAAATTTGGCAAACCAGAAATTGGCTTTACCCCGGCCCAAGTGGAGCAGGTAATTAGTGAGGTGGCGGGCTTTGACCTGAGTGACTTTTTCCACGAATTTCTCCATACCACGGCAGAACTTCCCCTCGGCGCAGCCCTTGAAACCTTCGGTCTACAAATTAAACCCGTCTACACCAACAAAGATCTCCCCTACCTGGGTCTCACCGTCACCGACCAAAACAATCGCACCCTGGTGCAAACGGTCAATGTTGATTCCCCGGCCCATCAAGCGGGCATTGATCCAGAAGATGAACTCCTGGCGATCACCAACTATCGCACCAATGCCGAACAACTCAACCATCGCCTTCAGAACTACCAAGCAGGTGATACAATTTCGATCACGATTTTTCACCAAGACCAACTGAAAACCCTTGCCGTCACCCTCGCTGCCCCCCAACCGAGCAGTTATCAAGTCGTGAAAAATCCCCAAGCCTCTGCCAAGCAGTTGCAAAACCTCAAGGGCTGGCTGAATCCCAAAGATTCAGGTGCGGTAAGATAA
- a CDS encoding branched-chain amino acid transaminase yields the protein MHNFLPTAYFQGKFVPFIDANISIATHALHYGTGAFGGLRGIPDPADANQILLFRLERHCRRLSNSAKFLHFDLPADKIEHVIVDFVKQNRPTKSFYIRPFVYTSDLGIAPRLHNIEKDFFVYGLELGDYLSPDGIACRISSWTRQEDRSFPLRGKISGAYIASALAKTEAVASGFDEALLMNSQGKVCEASGMNVFIVRDGKLITPGSDQDILEGITRDSVVTLAKHLGIDVIERPIDKSELLIADEVFLSGTAAKVTPVKRIENYTLPKERPITEKLREKLTAITENRDPEFAEWVYKISLD from the coding sequence ATGCATAATTTCCTTCCCACTGCCTATTTCCAAGGAAAATTTGTTCCCTTCATTGACGCAAATATTTCCATTGCAACCCACGCACTCCACTATGGAACAGGGGCTTTTGGGGGCTTACGGGGTATTCCTGATCCCGCCGACGCAAACCAAATTCTTTTATTTCGTCTCGAACGCCACTGCCGCCGTCTCAGCAATAGCGCAAAATTTCTCCATTTCGATCTCCCGGCTGACAAAATTGAACACGTCATTGTGGACTTTGTAAAACAAAATCGGCCCACAAAATCCTTTTACATTCGCCCCTTTGTCTATACCTCTGATTTAGGCATTGCCCCCCGCCTCCACAATATTGAAAAAGATTTCTTCGTCTATGGCTTAGAACTGGGTGATTACCTTTCCCCCGACGGGATCGCCTGTCGCATCAGTTCCTGGACACGCCAAGAAGACCGGAGTTTTCCACTCCGGGGCAAAATTAGCGGTGCTTACATTGCTTCGGCCCTAGCCAAAACCGAAGCCGTTGCCTCTGGATTTGACGAAGCATTGCTAATGAATTCCCAAGGGAAAGTTTGTGAAGCATCTGGGATGAACGTCTTTATCGTCCGCGATGGCAAACTGATCACCCCTGGTTCTGACCAGGATATTCTCGAAGGCATTACCCGTGACAGCGTCGTTACCCTTGCTAAACATCTGGGTATCGACGTGATCGAACGCCCCATTGATAAATCAGAGCTTCTAATTGCCGATGAGGTCTTTTTAAGTGGGACGGCGGCCAAAGTCACCCCCGTGAAGCGCATCGAAAACTATACCTTGCCCAAGGAACGGCCCATCACTGAGAAATTGCGAGAAAAACTAACGGCAATCACAGAAAACCGCGATCCAGAGTTTGCGGAGTGGGTTTATAAAATTTCCCTCGATTAA
- the gloB gene encoding hydroxyacylglutathione hydrolase yields the protein MEIIRLPAFNDNYIFLLVDRATGDCAVVDPGDAKVVLEYLSKEDLTLKTILITHHHADHVGGNRQLLSHFPAAAVYGSEIDLQKRRIPGQTVSLKAGNHLDLFNRTVEILFVPGHTQGHIAYYFPPLQPEDSGDLFCGDTLFANGCGRLLEGTPAQLFASLQQICDLPDNTNIWCAHEYTLKNIKFSLTVDPENEALQRRFQQVQTQRQRQKPTIPTVLALEKQTNPFLRCSDRQLQANLKTTDPLRVFTKLRGKRDLF from the coding sequence ATGGAAATTATTCGTTTACCAGCTTTTAACGATAACTATATTTTTCTCTTGGTTGATCGAGCTACAGGGGATTGTGCGGTTGTTGATCCAGGCGACGCTAAGGTTGTTCTGGAGTATCTAAGTAAAGAAGATTTAACGCTTAAGACCATTCTGATTACGCACCATCATGCTGACCATGTGGGTGGCAATCGTCAACTATTAAGTCATTTTCCCGCAGCGGCTGTGTATGGTAGCGAGATAGATTTACAAAAAAGACGTATTCCAGGCCAAACGGTGAGCCTTAAGGCTGGTAATCACTTAGATTTATTTAATCGCACCGTCGAAATTTTGTTTGTGCCAGGCCATACCCAAGGTCACATCGCCTACTATTTCCCTCCCCTACAGCCCGAAGACAGTGGCGATTTATTTTGTGGCGATACGCTGTTTGCCAATGGCTGTGGTCGTCTTTTGGAAGGAACGCCTGCTCAACTTTTTGCCTCGCTCCAACAAATTTGTGATTTGCCGGACAACACGAATATCTGGTGTGCCCATGAGTACACCCTGAAAAATATTAAATTTTCCTTGACGGTTGATCCAGAAAATGAGGCTCTTCAGAGACGTTTTCAGCAAGTGCAGACCCAACGACAACGCCAGAAACCGACCATTCCAACGGTGTTAGCTTTAGAAAAACAGACAAATCCTTTTTTGCGCTGTAGCGATCGCCAACTGCAAGCTAACTTAAAGACAACAGATCCCCTGCGAGTTTTTACAAAATTGCGCGGCAAACGGGATCTCTTTTGA
- the glgB gene encoding 1,4-alpha-glucan branching protein GlgB: protein MPTLLTPDQINQIVSNHHDNPHAVLGCHPTNDDPNPKTWSIRAYLPSASQAWVIDTPSQTEHPMTTVHHPHFFECTLQSETTPKYQLKLQEGDRQHIINDPYAFAEAPHISDLDLHLFAEGNHHRIYNKLGAHLVEVDGIKGVYFAVWAPNARNVSILGDFNNWDGRKHQMRRLNVGIWGIFIPDLGPNTKYKYEIKNQHGHIYEKSDPYGFLREVRPDTASIVADLDQYQWQDHDWLEQRAKQDPLKNPVSIYELHLGSWLHGSATEKMQLLSGEVDPIPVGDQKPGARFLSYYELVDKLIPYVKDMGYTHIELLPVAEHPFDGSWGYQVTGYYSPTSRFGNPEDLMYFIDQCHANGIGVIVDWVPGHFPKDAHGLAYFDGTHLYEHADPRKGEHKGWGTLIFNYNRNEVRNFLIANALFWFDKYHIDGIRVDAVASMLYLDYDREDGEWLPNDYGGNEHLEAVEFLRQTNNLIFKYYPGIISVAEESTAWPMVSRPTYLGGLGFNLKWNMGWMHDNLKYFSMDPWFRQHHQNSITFSMWYHHSENYMLALSHDEVVHGKSSIIGKMPGDEWQKFANVRALFAYMFTHPGKKTMFMSMEFGQWNEWNVWSDLSWDLLQHEPHAKLKGFFGALNSLYKQEPALYERDFEEEGFQWIDCSDNQNSVLSFIRRAKDPNDFLVVVCNFTPQPHSHYRIGIPEEGYYQEILNSDAETFGGSNLLNFGGVWTEDWRFHNLPYSIDLCLPPLGVVVLKIDREKTAAMLAQKQADKAKALSGEI from the coding sequence ATGCCTACTCTCCTCACTCCAGACCAGATCAACCAAATTGTTTCTAACCACCATGACAACCCCCATGCTGTCTTGGGTTGTCATCCCACCAACGACGATCCCAATCCGAAAACCTGGTCAATTCGCGCTTATTTACCTTCTGCTAGCCAAGCTTGGGTGATTGATACCCCTTCCCAAACGGAACACCCGATGACAACGGTGCATCATCCCCACTTTTTTGAATGCACCCTCCAGAGTGAAACAACACCGAAATATCAACTGAAGCTCCAAGAAGGCGATCGCCAACACATCATCAACGATCCCTATGCCTTTGCCGAAGCCCCCCACATTAGCGATCTCGATCTCCACCTCTTTGCCGAAGGGAATCACCACCGCATCTACAACAAACTGGGGGCACACCTCGTCGAAGTCGATGGCATCAAAGGCGTTTACTTTGCCGTTTGGGCGCCCAATGCCCGCAACGTCTCCATCCTGGGCGACTTTAACAACTGGGATGGTCGCAAACACCAAATGCGCCGTTTAAACGTTGGTATCTGGGGAATTTTCATTCCTGACCTCGGCCCCAACACCAAATACAAATACGAAATCAAAAACCAACACGGCCACATCTACGAAAAATCAGACCCCTACGGCTTTCTCCGGGAAGTGCGCCCCGACACTGCCTCCATCGTTGCTGACCTCGACCAGTACCAATGGCAGGATCACGATTGGCTAGAACAACGTGCCAAACAAGACCCCCTCAAAAATCCTGTTTCCATCTACGAACTACACCTCGGCTCCTGGCTCCATGGTTCCGCCACCGAAAAAATGCAACTCCTTTCCGGTGAAGTCGATCCCATTCCCGTGGGCGATCAAAAACCCGGTGCCCGCTTCCTGAGCTATTACGAACTGGTTGATAAGCTCATCCCCTACGTTAAGGACATGGGCTACACCCACATCGAGCTACTGCCTGTCGCTGAACATCCCTTTGACGGTTCCTGGGGCTACCAAGTGACCGGCTACTATTCCCCCACTTCCCGCTTTGGCAATCCCGAAGACCTGATGTATTTCATCGATCAATGCCACGCCAATGGTATCGGGGTGATCGTTGACTGGGTTCCTGGCCATTTCCCTAAGGATGCCCATGGTCTCGCTTACTTCGATGGCACCCATCTCTATGAACACGCCGATCCCCGCAAAGGTGAGCACAAAGGCTGGGGCACCCTGATCTTTAACTACAATCGCAATGAGGTTCGCAACTTCCTCATTGCCAATGCCCTATTCTGGTTTGATAAATATCACATCGATGGCATTCGGGTCGATGCAGTGGCATCAATGCTCTACCTCGACTACGACCGGGAAGATGGCGAGTGGCTTCCCAATGACTACGGCGGCAACGAACACCTCGAAGCCGTAGAATTTCTCCGCCAAACCAACAATCTCATCTTCAAGTACTATCCAGGGATTATCTCCGTTGCCGAAGAGTCCACGGCTTGGCCCATGGTTTCTCGTCCCACTTACCTCGGTGGCCTCGGCTTCAACCTCAAGTGGAATATGGGCTGGATGCACGACAATCTCAAATACTTCAGCATGGATCCCTGGTTCCGGCAGCACCACCAAAACAGCATTACCTTCAGTATGTGGTATCATCACAGCGAGAACTACATGTTGGCCCTTTCCCACGATGAAGTCGTCCATGGTAAGAGCTCGATTATTGGCAAAATGCCGGGGGATGAATGGCAGAAATTTGCCAATGTGCGGGCTTTATTCGCCTATATGTTTACCCATCCTGGTAAAAAGACCATGTTTATGAGCATGGAATTTGGCCAATGGAATGAGTGGAATGTTTGGAGTGACTTGAGTTGGGATTTACTGCAACATGAACCCCACGCCAAACTCAAAGGTTTCTTCGGGGCATTAAATAGTCTCTATAAACAGGAACCGGCCCTTTACGAACGGGATTTTGAAGAGGAAGGATTCCAATGGATTGACTGTTCTGACAATCAAAATAGTGTTCTTTCCTTTATTCGACGGGCAAAAGATCCCAATGATTTTTTAGTTGTGGTCTGCAATTTTACGCCGCAACCCCATAGCCATTATCGAATTGGCATTCCAGAAGAGGGCTACTATCAAGAAATTTTGAATAGTGATGCCGAAACCTTTGGGGGGAGTAATCTACTCAACTTCGGCGGCGTTTGGACTGAAGATTGGCGCTTCCATAATCTTCCCTATTCCATTGATCTGTGTTTGCCGCCCCTCGGCGTGGTTGTCCTAAAAATTGATCGAGAAAAAACAGCCGCAATGCTTGCTCAAAAACAGGCCGATAAAGCCAAGGCTCTATCCGGCGAAATATAA